A stretch of the Paludisphaera rhizosphaerae genome encodes the following:
- a CDS encoding sugar phosphate isomerase/epimerase family protein has translation MKIGLYSITYLGLWYDGEELTLPQMIDRAAEYGYDGIEVDGKRPHGNPLDWPTNRCRDLRRLAEDKGVPIYAVAANNDFSNPVPEVRETQICYLRELIRMTADMGAPTLRVFLAWWGVTRHPRLASYDIPENYWPIVHEKFSHEEIWSWCRDALVECAQYAGDAGVTLALQNHKPLIKDHRDVLQMVREVDSPYLKVCLDAPLMPDRSTAGIEAGAREVGDLQVLTHFGGEFERRADGSIRGFERNDGVVGEETERYYRDFVRAMNAIGYEGYIGYELCHQLPVVNGRTVGIEYAHESARMAAEFMRSLIDAEAPVGSEVSR, from the coding sequence GTGAAGATTGGACTCTACAGCATCACCTACCTCGGCCTCTGGTACGATGGCGAGGAGTTGACGCTCCCGCAGATGATCGACCGGGCCGCCGAGTACGGCTACGACGGCATCGAGGTCGACGGCAAGCGCCCGCACGGGAACCCGCTCGACTGGCCGACCAACCGCTGCCGCGACCTGCGCCGGCTTGCCGAGGACAAGGGCGTCCCGATCTACGCCGTGGCCGCCAACAACGACTTCAGCAACCCCGTCCCGGAGGTCCGCGAGACTCAGATCTGCTACCTCCGCGAGTTGATCCGGATGACCGCCGACATGGGAGCGCCGACGCTCCGCGTGTTTCTCGCCTGGTGGGGCGTCACGCGACACCCCCGACTCGCCAGCTACGACATTCCCGAAAACTACTGGCCGATCGTCCACGAAAAGTTCTCGCATGAAGAAATCTGGAGTTGGTGCCGCGACGCCCTCGTCGAGTGCGCCCAGTACGCGGGCGACGCCGGCGTGACGCTCGCGTTGCAGAACCACAAGCCGCTGATCAAGGACCACCGAGACGTCCTGCAGATGGTCCGCGAGGTGGATTCGCCTTACCTCAAGGTCTGCCTTGATGCGCCCCTCATGCCGGACCGGAGTACGGCGGGCATCGAAGCCGGGGCGCGGGAGGTCGGAGACCTCCAGGTCCTGACCCATTTCGGCGGCGAGTTCGAGCGTCGCGCGGACGGCTCGATCCGTGGCTTTGAACGCAACGACGGCGTCGTCGGCGAGGAAACCGAGCGATACTATCGCGACTTCGTCCGCGCCATGAACGCGATCGGCTACGAGGGCTACATCGGATACGAGCTGTGCCATCAGTTGCCGGTGGTCAACGGCCGGACGGTTGGGATCGAGTACGCTCACGAGAGCGCCAGGATGGCCGCCGAGTTCATGCGGTCCCTAATCGACGCCGAGGCCCCGGTGGGAAGCGAGGTGTCGCGATGA